A portion of the Acidisoma sp. PAMC 29798 genome contains these proteins:
- a CDS encoding DoxX family protein produces the protein MVHTISIWLLVAGFFGAGLFNAIGTQGTRSDFVRWGYPRWWGIVTGGLEMISAVLIALPVTRIPGLALGAVIMVAAVVTVLRHRDFSHLVPLSVFIAFLALAEISV, from the coding sequence ATGGTCCATACTATTTCGATCTGGCTTCTCGTGGCCGGGTTCTTTGGCGCCGGCCTTTTCAACGCGATCGGCACGCAAGGGACGCGTAGCGATTTCGTTCGCTGGGGCTACCCCCGCTGGTGGGGCATCGTGACGGGCGGACTGGAGATGATCAGCGCCGTGTTGATTGCCCTCCCTGTCACGCGCATTCCAGGCCTCGCACTGGGCGCGGTCATCATGGTGGCAGCGGTCGTGACCGTTCTGCGCCACCGCGACTTTTCGCACCTTGTGCCACTGAGCGTCTTTATCGCTTTCCTCGCTCTCGCAGAGATCTCGGTCTAA
- a CDS encoding TetR/AcrR family transcriptional regulator — MSIAERKGRDRAEREDRIIAAARVIAEREGWDAVTIRRLAHEIEYSQPVLYSHFENRDAIVAAVAVEGFKDITVALREAASGSTGQQDALQNVAMAYLVFALSRPALYEAMLILPTPLRFAESGTRPELRAAFGALAAVVTPFCVDVDLVTETFWAALHGLAALERSGRIRPSARGERIALVVRAVMSSCRA; from the coding sequence TTGAGTATCGCCGAGCGGAAAGGACGGGACCGGGCTGAGCGCGAGGATCGCATCATCGCGGCAGCGCGCGTGATCGCGGAGCGTGAGGGATGGGATGCCGTTACCATCCGCCGCCTGGCCCATGAAATCGAATATAGTCAGCCAGTGCTCTACTCACATTTCGAGAATCGGGATGCCATTGTCGCCGCCGTTGCAGTCGAGGGATTTAAGGACATTACAGTCGCTCTTCGGGAAGCGGCAAGCGGCTCGACCGGGCAACAAGACGCCCTCCAGAATGTTGCCATGGCCTATCTGGTCTTTGCGCTCAGCCGTCCTGCACTTTACGAAGCCATGTTGATCCTGCCGACGCCTTTGCGGTTCGCGGAAAGTGGCACCAGACCGGAGCTACGGGCCGCTTTCGGGGCACTTGCGGCCGTCGTGACGCCATTCTGTGTCGATGTCGATCTCGTCACTGAGACGTTTTGGGCGGCCCTTCATGGGCTCGCTGCACTCGAACGTTCAGGCCGTATTCGGCCCAGCGCGCGCGGCGAACGCATCGCACTTGTTGTTCGGGCGGTTATGTCTTCTTGTCGCGCTTAG
- a CDS encoding DUF4267 domain-containing protein — protein sequence MVLALAIVAIAITSIVSPMTATRSFGLPLPEDGTHIAWWLRLKAVREIVAGLAVILTAIPMLIGAR from the coding sequence TTGGTCCTGGCGCTCGCGATTGTCGCGATCGCCATCACCTCTATCGTGAGCCCGATGACCGCGACACGCAGTTTCGGCTTGCCCCTGCCTGAAGATGGCACCCACATTGCCTGGTGGCTTCGCCTCAAAGCAGTGCGGGAGATTGTAGCCGGATTGGCCGTGATTTTGACCGCCATACCCATGTTAATTGGAGCGCGCTGA